Sequence from the Mycobacterium florentinum genome:
CCTGGAAGTGCTCGGAGGCCAGGATCCGCGACGGCGTCAGCACCGCCGAGATGGGGACGCCGTGCGCCTGCCCCTCGGCAACCAGCTCCTTCATCGTCTTGTCGGCGAACAACGCGTCGACCAGCACGCTGATCTGCGGCCACGCGGCGAACCGGGCGCCCAGCGTGTCGTAGCCGGGGTCCTGGAATTCCTCGGGCTCCCCCAGCCAGCGGCGCAGGCCGCGCCACTGCCGTGGCGCCATGACGCACAGGCGCACATAGCCATCCCGGCACGGACAGATCGGGTAGGGGTCCTGGTTTTTCGGACGGCCCCGCCACCCGCTGGTGCGCTGCCCGGCGGTGGCCTGCCCATGCGCGCCGAATGCCGGGTCCAATGCCATCACGACCGCGTCGAACCGGGAGAAGTCGATGTAATCGCCGCTGCCGCAGCGCAATCTGTCGTAGTACGCGACGAGTGCGGCCCAGGCCGCCTGCACGGCGGCGGTGGCCGACGCGATGCCGTCGGGCGGCAGCACCGGGGTGCCGACGGTCGGTCCGGACCGCGACAGCGCGCCGGACATCGCGAACAGCACCGGGTCGGTGGCGCGCCACGACGAGCGCGGACCGGTCGCGCCGAAGTCGGTGATCGACAACACGACCAGCTGCGGATGGCGGTCGGCCAGCTCGGCACCCGAAGTCCCGAACGCGACGGCCGCGGCCACGCCGTCCACGACGATGTCGGCGCCCTCGACAAGCTCGGCGAAACGGCGGCGGTCGTCGTCATCGCGCGGGTCCAGTACCACGCTGCGCTTGTTGGCGTTGTGCACGGCGAACGGGATGCTGGCGCCGGCCAGCGTCGGGCGATCGGCGCGGGCCGGGCTGCCGCCGGGCGGCTCCACCTTGACGACGTCGGCGCCGAGGTCGGCGAGCAGGCGCGTCACCGTGTCCGTGACGCCGGCCGACAAGTCGACGACGCGCACCCCGGCGAGCAGCCTGTCAGCCATTCGCCCACCGTACCGGCCCGCGGTGGCCAAATGCATAGCCGCTCAACCTGGTTCGGATGGCGATCGCCGACCGGCTACGCTGCGTAGTTCGTCGTCCGGCACGCAGGAGGCTTGTGAGTACGCACTTGAATTACGTCGAAGCCCTATTGGTTGGCGCCGCGCAGGGCGTGACCGAACTATTTCCCGTCTCCAGCCTCGGCCACTCGATATTGGTGCCGGCGCTGGTCGGCGGACAATGGGCGCGCGACCTGGACGTCTCCGCACCCCAATCGCCGTACCTGGCGTTCATCGTCGGCCTGCACGTCGCCACCGCCGCGGCGCTGCTGGTGTTCTTCTGGCGCGACTGGCTGCGCGTGCTGGCCGGATTCATTTCCTCGGCGCGACACCGCCGAATCCAGACGCCCGACGAGCGGCTGGCCTGGCTGATCGTCGCCGCCACCATCCCGGTGGGCCTGGCGGGGCTGTTCCTGGAGAAGTTGTTTCGCACCACGCTGGGCAAACCGATTCCCGCGGCGGCGTTCCTGCTGCTCAACGGAATTGCGCTGTACGCGGGCGAGGTGCTGCGCCGCCGCGCCGCTGCGGGCCCCACAGACCGGGTTGTCGCCGATGACCGATCCACGCATACCGGCGAAGCCGTCGACCACCGGCTCGCCGAGCTGCCGCTGGGTCGCGGCGTGGTGATCGGCAGCGCGCAGATCCTGGCGCTGCTGCCCGGCATCAGCCGGTCCGGCATCACCATCGTGGCGGGGCTGTGGCGCGGCCTATCGCACGAAGACGCTGCCCGCTTTTCCTTTCTGCTGGCCACGCCGATCATCCTGGCGGCCGGGGTGTACAAGATCCCCGAGCTGTTCGGGCCGATGGGCGCCGGGATCGCCGGGCAGGTCCTGGCCGGCAGCCTTGCCTCGTTCGTCTGCGCCTACCTCGCCGTGCGTTTCCTCACCCGGTACTTCGAAACGCGCACCCTGATCCCGTTCGCCATCTACTGCACGCTGTTCGGTGCCGGGAGCCTCGCCTGGTTGACGTTGCGCTAGTCAAAGCGTGCACTGATAGCGCACTTCGTCCACGGGCGCGGAGCCGTAGGTCGAAACGCGCCGCGTCCCGTCGCAGTGCCAGCCGTCGCGTTCGTAGAACCGCCGAGCGCGGGCATTGCCGTCAACCACCCACAGGACAGCGGTCGTGACGCCGACACTGCGCAGCCGGGTCCGGGCGGCGGACATCAGCAACCGGCCGACGCCGGTGCGCAGATATGCCGGATCGACGTAAATCGCCATCAGCTCACCGAGATTCGTTAGGTCGTCGTCGCGGCACAGGCCGGTGGTGACCAGGCCGCACACCGTCGCACCCTCGACCGCGACCTGGGTGGACGGTTGCCGAAACCCCATGCGGCCGAACGTGTATCTGTGAACCCAGGCGTCCGGTTCGAGGCTGTCGAGATATTCCTGGGCGAGCAGTCCCCGGTAGGCCCACTGCCACGATCGGACGTGCACACGGGACACGTCGTGCGCGTCGGCCGGCACGGCTGGTCGCACGGTGATCACCGTTGCAGTATCGGCGCCGCCGACATCGGCCCCGTCATTGCATCGCCCGACGCCGAGTGCTGTGCTGGGGAGATGGCAGACACCGCATCCATCGGCCTCAAAGTTCAGGGCAAGGTCATCGTGATCACCGGCGGCGCACGGGGAATCGGGCTGGCCACCGCGACCGCGCTGCACAACCTGGGCGCCAAGGTCGCGATCGGCGACATCGACGAAGTCAGGGTCAAGGAGTCGGGCGCCGCACTCGGGCTCGACGTGTACGGCAAGCTCGATGTCACCGACCCGCACTCGTTTTCGGACTTCCTCGACGAGGTCGAGCGCCAACTCGGACCGATCGACGTGCTGGTCAACAACGCCGGAATCATGCCCGTGGGCCGCATCATCGACGAGCCGGACGCCGTCACCCGCCGCATCCTGGACATCAACGTCTACGGCGTGATGCTGGGCACCAAGCTGGCGGTGCAGCGCATGGTCCCGCGCGGCCAGGGCCACGTCATCAATGTGGCGTCGCTGGCCGGCGAGATCTACTCCGTCGGCCTGGCGACCTACGGCGCCAGCAAGCACGCAGTGATCGGCTTCACCGACGCCGCGCGGCTGGAGTACCGGCCCGCCGGGGTGAAGTTCTCGATGGTGTTGCCGACGTTCGTGAACACCGAGCTCGTCGCGGGCACCACGGGATTGAAGGGATTCCGCAACGCCGAGCCGTCCGACATCGCCGACGCGATCGTCGGGCTGGTCGCCCACCCCAAGCCGCGGGTGCGGGTCACCAAGGCGGCCGGCGCGTTGATCGCATCACAGAAGTTCCTGCCACGCGCGGTCTCCGAGGGGCTCAACCGCGTCATGGGTGGTGAGCACCTCTTCACCGACGACGTCGACGTCGACAAGCGCCAGGCCTACGAGTCCCGTGCCCGCGGCGAGGAGTGACTTTCGCTCCTAGCGAGGTTCATCGGGGGCGCGGAGAATCGGGCGGGTGAGCCTGCAAAGCCCGACAACCGCGCCCGAAGCACTCTCCGACGACGAACTCACGCTGATCGACAAGTACTGGCGCGCCGCGAATTACCTGTCGGTCGGGCAGATCTATCTGCTGGACAATCCGCTGCTCGCCGAGCCGCTGGCGGCCGAACACGTCAAACCCCGGCTGCTGGGGCACTGGGGCACCACGCCGGGGCTCAACCTGATTTACGCGCACCTGAACCGGATCATCCGCAACCGCGACGCCAGCGTCATCTACGTCACCGGACCGGGGCACGGCGGCCCGGGTCTGGTGGCCAACGCCTACCTGGAGGGCACCTACACCGAGGTGTACAGCGGTATCGGCGAGGACGCCGAGGGTCTGCGCCGGCTGTTTCGCCAGTTCTCCTTTCCGGGCGGCATCCCCAGTCACGTGGCCGCCCAGACCCCGGGGTCCATCCACGAAGGCGGCGAACTCGGCTACGCCCTGGTGCACGCCTTCGGTGCGGCGTTCGACAATCCCGATCTGGTGGTCGCGTGCGTGATCGGCGACGGCGAGGCGGAGACCGGGCCGCTGGCGGCCGGGTGGCATTCGAACAAGTTCCTCAACCCGGCCGTCGACGGCGCGGTGCTGCCGATCCTGCACCTCAACGGCTACAAGATCGCCAACCCGACCGTGCTGGCCCGCATTCCGGAGGCCGAACTCGAATCCCTGTTGCGCGGCTACGGCTATCGGCCGATCACGGTCGCCGGTGACGATCCGGCCATCGTGCACCGGGAGCTGGCCGCCGCCCTCGACGACGCCTTCGACGACATTGCCGCCATCCAGAGCGCGGCACGCAACGGCAAACAGACCGACCGCCCGGTGTGGCCGATGATCGTGCTGCGCACCCCGAAGGGCTGGACCGGGCCCAAAGAGGTCGACGGCAAGCACGTCGAGGGCACCTGGCGCGCACACCAGGTGCCGCTGGCCGAGACGCACGAGAACCCCGCGCACCGCGCGCAGCTGGAAGAGTGGCTGCGCAGCTATCGGCCCGACGAATTGTTCGACGGCCACGGGGTGCTGCGCCCGGAGCTGCGCGCGCTGGCGCCGAAGGGCCAGCGGCGGATGAGTGCCAACCCGCACGCCAACGGCGGCCTGCTGCTGCGCGAGCTGGATCTGCCGGACTTCCGCGACTACGCGGTGCCGGTGCCACAGCCGGGCGGGTCCACCCACGAGGCCACCCGGGTGCTGGGCACCTTCCTGCGCGACGTCATCGTCGGCAACCCTGACCGATTCCGGGTGATGGGTCCCGACGAAACCGCCTCCAACCGGTTGTCGGCCGTGTTCGAGTCCACCGACAAGGTGTGGCTGTCGCGGACCGAACCCGATGACGAAGGCCTCGCGCCGGACGGCCGCGTGATGGAGGTGCTCTCCGAGCACCTGTGCCAGGGCTGGCTGGAGGGCTACCTGCTGACCGGTCGGCATGGGCTGTTCAACTGCTACGAGGCGTTCGTGCACATCGTCGACTCGATGCTCAACCAGCATGCGAAGTGGCTGGCCACCAGCCGCGAGCTGCCCTGGCGGCAGCCGATCGCGTCGCTGAACTACCTGTTGAGTTCGCATGTGTGGCGCCAGGACCACAACGGCGCCTCCCACCAGGACCCGGGTTTCATCGACCTGGTCGCCAACAAGCGGGCCGAGATCGTGCGGGTGTACCTGCCGCCGGACGGCAACACGCTGCTGTCGGTCGCCGACCACTGCCTGCGCAGCCGCGACTACATCAACGTCATCGTCGCCGGCAAGCAACCCGCCCTGGCCTACCTCGACATGGACGACGCGATCGCGCACTGCACCCGCGGCCTGGGGATCTGGGAATGGGCGAGCACCGCGACCGGCGAACCCGACGTGGTGCTGGCGTGCGCCGGTGACATCCCGACGCAGGAGACCTTGGCCGCCGCCGACATCCTGCGTCGCGAACTGCCCGACCTGGCGGTGCGGGTGGTCAACGTCGTCGACCTGATGCGCCTGCAGCCGGACTCCGAACATCCACATGGGTTGCCTGACAAGGAATTCGACGCGTTGTTCACTCGAGACAAGCCGGTCATCTTCGCCTACCACGGGTATCCGTGGCTGATCCATCGGCTCGCGTACCGGCGCAGCAATCACGCGCACTTCCATGTCCGCGGTTTCAAGGAGCGCGGCACCACCACCACACCGTTCGACATGGTGATGCTCAACGACCTGGACCGCTTCCACCTGGTCATCGATGTCATCGACCGGGTCGACGGCCTCGCCGGCCGTGCCGCCCTGCTGCGCCAGCGCATGGTCGACGCGCGGCTGAACGCGCGCCGCTACACGCGCGAACACGGGGAGGACGACCCGCAGATCGCGCACTGGAAGTGGGAATCCATCTGACCGGGGCGGTAGCGGCGCGCAGGTAAACTCGGCGGCAATGTCTGAGCAGCCCGCCTTCGATGCCGTCGACCTCCATCCGGTGGTGTCGCAGCTGTCGGCGCTGCACCGGCTGCGGCTGTACTTCGACATCGCCGTGGTCGTCGCGGTGCTGGTGGGAACGAACCTGATCGCGCACTTCACCACGCCGTGGGCCAGTGTCGCCACCGTGCCGGTCGCCGCCGTCGGGTTGGTGCTGTTGATGCGCGCCACCGGCCTGGACTGGGTGGACCTGGGGCTGGGCCGCGAGCACTGGCGCTCCGGGCTGGGCTACGCGCTGGCCGCCGTCGCCGTCGTGGCATCGGTGATCGCCGTCGGCGTGCTGCTGCCGATGACGCGCCCGATGTTCCTGAACAACCACTACGCGACGGTCTCGGGTGCGCTGATCGCCTCGATGGTCATCATTCCGCTGCAAACCGTGATCCCCGAGGAGCTGGCCTTCCGGGGCGCGCTGCACGGCGCGCTGCATCGGGCCTGGGGATTTCGCGGGGTCGCGCTCGTCGGTTCGTTGTTGTTCGGCCTGTGGCATGTGGCCACCTCG
This genomic interval carries:
- a CDS encoding undecaprenyl-diphosphate phosphatase, yielding MSTHLNYVEALLVGAAQGVTELFPVSSLGHSILVPALVGGQWARDLDVSAPQSPYLAFIVGLHVATAAALLVFFWRDWLRVLAGFISSARHRRIQTPDERLAWLIVAATIPVGLAGLFLEKLFRTTLGKPIPAAAFLLLNGIALYAGEVLRRRAAAGPTDRVVADDRSTHTGEAVDHRLAELPLGRGVVIGSAQILALLPGISRSGITIVAGLWRGLSHEDAARFSFLLATPIILAAGVYKIPELFGPMGAGIAGQVLAGSLASFVCAYLAVRFLTRYFETRTLIPFAIYCTLFGAGSLAWLTLR
- a CDS encoding GNAT family N-acetyltransferase — its product is MITVRPAVPADAHDVSRVHVRSWQWAYRGLLAQEYLDSLEPDAWVHRYTFGRMGFRQPSTQVAVEGATVCGLVTTGLCRDDDLTNLGELMAIYVDPAYLRTGVGRLLMSAARTRLRSVGVTTAVLWVVDGNARARRFYERDGWHCDGTRRVSTYGSAPVDEVRYQCTL
- a CDS encoding SDR family oxidoreductase, producing MADTASIGLKVQGKVIVITGGARGIGLATATALHNLGAKVAIGDIDEVRVKESGAALGLDVYGKLDVTDPHSFSDFLDEVERQLGPIDVLVNNAGIMPVGRIIDEPDAVTRRILDINVYGVMLGTKLAVQRMVPRGQGHVINVASLAGEIYSVGLATYGASKHAVIGFTDAARLEYRPAGVKFSMVLPTFVNTELVAGTTGLKGFRNAEPSDIADAIVGLVAHPKPRVRVTKAAGALIASQKFLPRAVSEGLNRVMGGEHLFTDDVDVDKRQAYESRARGEE
- a CDS encoding phosphoketolase family protein, whose protein sequence is MSLQSPTTAPEALSDDELTLIDKYWRAANYLSVGQIYLLDNPLLAEPLAAEHVKPRLLGHWGTTPGLNLIYAHLNRIIRNRDASVIYVTGPGHGGPGLVANAYLEGTYTEVYSGIGEDAEGLRRLFRQFSFPGGIPSHVAAQTPGSIHEGGELGYALVHAFGAAFDNPDLVVACVIGDGEAETGPLAAGWHSNKFLNPAVDGAVLPILHLNGYKIANPTVLARIPEAELESLLRGYGYRPITVAGDDPAIVHRELAAALDDAFDDIAAIQSAARNGKQTDRPVWPMIVLRTPKGWTGPKEVDGKHVEGTWRAHQVPLAETHENPAHRAQLEEWLRSYRPDELFDGHGVLRPELRALAPKGQRRMSANPHANGGLLLRELDLPDFRDYAVPVPQPGGSTHEATRVLGTFLRDVIVGNPDRFRVMGPDETASNRLSAVFESTDKVWLSRTEPDDEGLAPDGRVMEVLSEHLCQGWLEGYLLTGRHGLFNCYEAFVHIVDSMLNQHAKWLATSRELPWRQPIASLNYLLSSHVWRQDHNGASHQDPGFIDLVANKRAEIVRVYLPPDGNTLLSVADHCLRSRDYINVIVAGKQPALAYLDMDDAIAHCTRGLGIWEWASTATGEPDVVLACAGDIPTQETLAAADILRRELPDLAVRVVNVVDLMRLQPDSEHPHGLPDKEFDALFTRDKPVIFAYHGYPWLIHRLAYRRSNHAHFHVRGFKERGTTTTPFDMVMLNDLDRFHLVIDVIDRVDGLAGRAALLRQRMVDARLNARRYTREHGEDDPQIAHWKWESI
- a CDS encoding CPBP family intramembrane glutamic endopeptidase, with product MSEQPAFDAVDLHPVVSQLSALHRLRLYFDIAVVVAVLVGTNLIAHFTTPWASVATVPVAAVGLVLLMRATGLDWVDLGLGREHWRSGLGYALAAVAVVASVIAVGVLLPMTRPMFLNNHYATVSGALIASMVIIPLQTVIPEELAFRGALHGALHRAWGFRGVALVGSLLFGLWHVATSVGLTRNNVGFTRLFGGGFVGMAAGVTLAVLATGGAGFVFSWLRRRSGSLIAPIALHWSLNGLGALAAALVWHLST